Sequence from the Burkholderia stabilis genome:
CGCCTTGCTCGCCTTTGCCCTGATCCTGTCCGTCGGCGTTGCGACGCCCGGCCCGACCGTGTTGCTCGCGATGAGCAACGGTTCGCGGTACGGATTACGTCACGCGATGGTCGGCATGCTCGGCGCGGTCACGGCCGACGTCGTGCTCGTCGCGCTGGTCGGGTTCGGCCTCGGCGTGCTGCTCGAGGCGTCGGAAACGGCGTTCGTGACGTTGAAGCTGCTCGGCGCGGCGTGGCTCGCATACGTGGGCATCCGGATGCTGATGTCGAGCGGCCGGTCCACCGTCGCGCAAGAATTCGACCAGCCGACGCCCGATCGCCGGACCGCGTTCCTGAAGAGCTTTTTCGTCGCGATGAGCAACCCGAAGTACTACCTGTTCATGTCCGCGCTGCTGCCGCAGTTCGTCGACCGCTCGCACGCAATCGCGCCGCAATACGCGATCCTCGCGGCGACGATCGTCGCGATCGACGCCATCGGGATGACCGGCTACGCGCTGCTCGGCGTGCATTCGGTGCGCGTGTGGAAGGCGGCCGGCGAAAAGTGGCTGAA
This genomic interval carries:
- a CDS encoding LysE family translocator — translated: MSLSALLAFALILSVGVATPGPTVLLAMSNGSRYGLRHAMVGMLGAVTADVVLVALVGFGLGVLLEASETAFVTLKLLGAAWLAYVGIRMLMSSGRSTVAQEFDQPTPDRRTAFLKSFFVAMSNPKYYLFMSALLPQFVDRSHAIAPQYAILAATIVAIDAIGMTGYALLGVHSVRVWKAAGEKWLNRVSGSLLLMLAGYVALYRKAAN